In Capsicum annuum cultivar UCD-10X-F1 chromosome 11, UCD10Xv1.1, whole genome shotgun sequence, one genomic interval encodes:
- the LOC107848626 gene encoding NDR1/HIN1-like protein 1, with amino-acid sequence MTEKECIHRDDEEGSPLLRRAIALLIAFVVLVLFTILLVYLILRPTKPHFILQDATVYAFNTSAPFNFLTTNVQITIASRNPNDKIGIYYDKLVVHATYRGQQVTLPTLLPQTYQGHKDVSIWSPFVYGNNVPIAPYLGNEISQDISVGSILLNVKIDGRIRWKVGSFITGKYHLYVNCPAYVGVGGKMVANSVVVGKSLATKYQLVQNCHVDV; translated from the coding sequence ATGACGGAAAAAGAATGCATCCATCGCGACGACGAGGAGGGGTCACCCCTCCTCCGCCGCGCAATCGCACTCTTGATCGCGTTCGTAGTCCTCGTCCTATTCACCATCCTCCTTGTTTATCTCATCCTGCGTCCAACAAAACCACATTTCATCCTCCAGGACGCTACTGTCTACGCGTTCAACACCTCTGCCCCCTTTAATTTCCTCACGACCAACGTACAAATTACGATTGCTTCTCGTAACCCTAACGATAAAATCGGAATTTACTACGACAAACTTGTTGTCCACGCAACGTACCGTGGACAACAAGTTACACTACCAACGTTGTTGCCACAAACGTATCAAGGTCATAAAGATGTGTCGATATGGTCACCATTTGTGTATGGTAATAATGTACCAATTGCACCTTACTTAGGTAATGAAATTAGTCAAGATATAAGTGTTGGTTCAATTTTATTAAATGTTAAGATTGATGGAAGAATTAGGTGGAAAGTTGGAAGTTTTATTACAGGGAAATATCATTTGTATGTGAATTGTCCAGCTTATGTTGGTGTTGGTGGAAAAATGGTTGCCAATAGTGTTGTTGTTGGGAAATCATTAGCTACAAAGTATCAATTGGTGCAAAATTGTCATGTTGATGTTTGA